The proteins below come from a single Roseiflexus sp. RS-1 genomic window:
- a CDS encoding NAD(P)-dependent oxidoreductase — translation MDQRERVGFIGLGIMGRGMARNILKAGFPLRVWNRTASRMDELAAEGAGPASSPGDLAFHSDIIITCVSDTPDVEQVLLGEGGVIHGARPGSLVIDMSTISPRATQRIAAHLAERHIHMLDAPVSGGSEGAARGTLSIMVGGDVTQFERALPVFQAMGTTITHLGPIGAGQTTKLVNQILVVGHALAMSEALLFAQAGGVDLRKALEAVSGGAAGSWMLSNRGPQILVRDWRPGFTIDLQQKDLRLVLQEADRLGVPLPGTALIHQLYRTLQARGLGHEGNHALIKALENLAGIEIGVWDEGG, via the coding sequence ATGGATCAGCGTGAACGTGTTGGATTCATTGGTCTCGGCATCATGGGGCGCGGCATGGCGCGCAATATCTTGAAGGCAGGGTTCCCATTGCGGGTATGGAATCGCACTGCCAGCCGCATGGACGAACTGGCGGCGGAAGGGGCAGGACCCGCCAGCAGTCCCGGCGATCTGGCATTCCACAGCGACATCATTATCACCTGCGTCAGCGATACTCCCGATGTCGAACAGGTGCTTCTCGGCGAAGGCGGCGTCATTCATGGCGCACGCCCCGGTTCGCTGGTGATCGACATGAGCACGATCAGCCCGCGGGCGACACAGCGGATCGCGGCGCACCTGGCAGAACGTCACATTCATATGCTCGATGCGCCGGTGAGCGGTGGATCGGAGGGCGCGGCACGCGGGACCCTCAGCATTATGGTCGGCGGCGATGTCACCCAGTTTGAGCGGGCGCTGCCGGTTTTCCAGGCAATGGGAACAACCATCACGCACCTCGGACCGATTGGCGCCGGACAGACAACCAAACTGGTCAATCAGATTCTGGTGGTGGGGCACGCACTGGCGATGAGCGAGGCGCTGCTGTTCGCTCAGGCTGGCGGCGTTGATCTGCGCAAAGCGCTGGAAGCAGTGTCGGGCGGAGCGGCGGGCAGCTGGATGTTGAGCAACCGCGGACCGCAGATCCTGGTGCGCGACTGGCGCCCCGGCTTTACCATCGACCTTCAGCAGAAAGACCTCCGTCTGGTGTTGCAGGAAGCCGACCGCCTCGGCGTACCGTTGCCGGGAACAGCGCTGATCCACCAACTCTACCGCACATTGCAGGCGCGTGGTCTTGGTCACGAAGGGAACCATGCCCTGATCAAGGCGTTGGAAAACCTGGCAGGAATCGAAATCGGCGTATGGGACGAAGGGGGGTAG
- a CDS encoding S8 family peptidase → MEKFIAVRKRTRTAAFALHNVATAEKRSEIMRDAQTSRRMMELIRLGLRPHLPGQRKPVGHGFERLGHVSCYIVNAPTDRQAEQAREILADDYLIVPDVPLSLPVARTGAETRFRRPRAPEWPDVSGIQEAHRRGITGEQVIVGILDTGCDADHNEFAGKRIEFRYVPFVPTPESMRAVNGFDTHGHGTHVCGIIAGRNVGVAPGVELLAAAVIESETVKTSLERIVVALDWMLSHFSLAENQHKPMIISMSLGFRPEWISAPAFKTVTDGMRLLLRTLVEDFDVLPIVAIGNDGPGVIRAPGSYAEALGVGAVDFDLNPWPGSSSGQTPDGRHKPDIVGFGVNILSSLERDLQRRSLYARMSGTSMAAPYVAGIAALIASANPGLQGAALRQRLLETALPLSAPAERVGAGLARFVV, encoded by the coding sequence GTGGAAAAATTTATTGCCGTCCGCAAGCGAACACGAACCGCAGCATTTGCGCTGCACAATGTCGCAACTGCGGAAAAGCGCTCGGAGATCATGCGCGATGCGCAGACATCGCGCCGCATGATGGAGTTGATCCGTCTCGGATTAAGGCCCCACCTGCCGGGTCAGCGGAAACCGGTCGGTCATGGGTTCGAGCGGCTGGGACACGTGAGTTGTTACATCGTCAACGCGCCAACCGATCGACAGGCTGAACAGGCGCGCGAGATACTCGCAGACGACTACCTGATCGTTCCCGATGTGCCGCTCTCACTGCCGGTTGCGCGCACCGGCGCCGAAACCAGGTTTCGCCGTCCGCGCGCACCGGAGTGGCCCGACGTGAGCGGGATCCAGGAAGCGCATCGCAGAGGGATTACCGGCGAACAGGTGATTGTCGGCATACTCGATACCGGTTGTGACGCCGACCACAACGAGTTTGCCGGGAAACGGATCGAGTTCCGGTATGTGCCATTCGTGCCAACGCCCGAAAGTATGCGCGCAGTCAACGGGTTCGACACCCATGGTCACGGCACCCACGTGTGCGGCATTATCGCCGGGCGCAACGTCGGCGTCGCGCCGGGTGTCGAACTGCTGGCAGCGGCGGTGATCGAAAGCGAGACGGTCAAAACCAGTCTGGAACGGATCGTCGTCGCGCTGGACTGGATGCTGTCCCATTTCAGTCTGGCGGAAAACCAGCACAAACCGATGATCATCAGCATGTCGCTCGGTTTCCGCCCGGAATGGATCAGCGCACCGGCGTTCAAAACGGTGACCGATGGGATGCGACTGTTGCTGCGCACGCTGGTGGAGGATTTCGACGTGCTGCCGATCGTCGCCATTGGCAACGACGGTCCCGGCGTCATTCGCGCACCCGGATCGTATGCCGAAGCGCTGGGGGTCGGCGCAGTCGATTTCGATCTCAACCCCTGGCCCGGCAGCAGCAGCGGGCAGACGCCCGACGGACGCCACAAGCCGGATATTGTCGGTTTTGGCGTCAACATTCTGTCGAGCCTGGAACGAGATCTTCAACGTCGCAGTCTATACGCCAGGATGAGCGGCACGAGCATGGCAGCGCCATACGTGGCGGGCATCGCAGCGCTGATTGCTTCGGCAAATCCCGGATTGCAGGGAGCGGCGCTGCGTCAGCGATTGCTGGAAACGGCGCTGCCGTTATCGGCGCCCGCCGAACGGGTCGGCGCCGGGCTGGCGAGGTTTGTTGTATGA
- a CDS encoding M66 family metalloprotease, protein MHHHTMLALILVLLPVFLATHDYPAARADLSSPSSDRRVYLPLITRPATIDLVLNQVEITQSVQNSSNTVPMVAGRPTVARVYVTVSGVTEASNVIVEASASRNGIPLPGSPRRSDPRTVTTGVSRGNYASSFNLALPAEWLSGNVRLSIVVDPDNRITEVNETNNSLTQTLEFLAVPRLDLTIVPVQYTHTPNGRTYPAPTRDTVSDWVMRAYPIPGINVRLRAPISFTGDLRSGNEWERLLDLITDVKLSDGAPSSRVYYGLIPIANGSDRWFSSGIAGIGWVGLRASVGLDLTGSTDAAGRLAAHEIGHNLGRFHAPCGVSGDPRQPFPYSNASIGPDVYGLDISRARVWSPVAPDNTKDLMSYCQPQWVSDFTYQGLLNNQRIYGASVMQSGAGYLVRAVLTDDGTTLEPVYALDGVTPDAPQRGEYTVELRDAAGALLASHTVAAVEAEGPYRYGEESVAHDHDHGHIYRRITTVVPTPAGPVASFRLIRNGVVIAERATDAVPPAVAASATIARNNATWTLSWSNTSVPALVRYTHDGRRWTTLGVDLVGGRLSLNPQMLPGGGHGRFEIVLADSRGIIVVDGTPAAADDAQPQAWIDGPATLPVGAPLLLYGRASDRDDGALDDPAWQVNGVSVGTGQTVFLDNLAPGEYHVRLTARDSAGNVGYADHLVRVEQR, encoded by the coding sequence ATGCATCACCATACTATGCTGGCGCTGATCCTGGTGCTGCTGCCCGTATTCCTGGCAACGCACGACTATCCGGCAGCGCGCGCCGATCTGTCGTCTCCTTCGTCGGACAGGCGAGTCTATCTGCCGCTGATTACGCGCCCTGCGACGATCGATCTCGTTCTCAATCAGGTCGAGATAACCCAGTCGGTGCAGAATAGCAGCAACACTGTGCCGATGGTTGCGGGTCGTCCAACAGTAGCGCGCGTGTATGTAACCGTATCCGGCGTTACGGAAGCGTCTAACGTGATTGTTGAAGCTTCAGCATCGCGCAACGGCATTCCCCTGCCCGGCTCGCCGCGCCGCTCGGATCCACGCACGGTGACAACCGGTGTGTCGCGTGGAAACTATGCCAGCAGTTTCAACCTGGCTTTGCCCGCTGAATGGTTGTCGGGCAATGTGCGACTCAGCATCGTCGTTGATCCCGACAATCGGATCACCGAAGTGAACGAGACCAACAATAGTCTGACGCAGACGCTGGAGTTTCTCGCCGTACCGCGCCTCGATCTCACGATTGTGCCGGTTCAGTACACCCACACCCCCAACGGGCGCACCTACCCGGCGCCGACCCGCGACACTGTGAGCGATTGGGTGATGCGCGCCTATCCCATCCCTGGCATCAACGTTCGACTGCGTGCGCCGATTTCCTTCACCGGTGATTTGCGGAGCGGCAATGAATGGGAACGTCTGCTCGATCTGATAACGGATGTCAAATTGAGCGACGGTGCACCGTCTTCGCGGGTCTACTACGGCTTGATACCGATCGCAAATGGGAGTGATCGCTGGTTCAGCAGCGGGATCGCCGGGATCGGGTGGGTCGGGTTGCGTGCATCGGTGGGGTTGGATCTGACGGGTTCCACCGATGCCGCCGGTCGCCTTGCCGCCCATGAGATCGGGCACAATCTGGGTCGCTTCCATGCGCCGTGCGGCGTCAGTGGCGATCCACGTCAACCTTTTCCATACTCGAATGCTTCGATCGGTCCGGATGTCTATGGTCTCGACATCAGCCGGGCGCGCGTCTGGAGTCCGGTTGCACCGGACAATACGAAGGACCTGATGAGTTATTGTCAACCGCAGTGGGTTTCGGATTTTACGTATCAGGGATTGCTGAATAATCAGCGCATCTATGGCGCCAGCGTGATGCAGAGCGGCGCCGGGTATCTGGTGCGCGCCGTGCTGACGGACGACGGCACCACACTGGAACCGGTGTATGCGCTCGATGGCGTGACGCCGGATGCTCCACAGCGCGGCGAATACACGGTCGAACTGCGGGACGCTGCCGGAGCGTTGCTCGCTTCCCATACGGTCGCTGCTGTCGAAGCGGAAGGACCATACCGCTATGGCGAAGAGTCTGTCGCACATGATCATGATCATGGGCATATCTATCGTCGCATTACCACAGTTGTGCCGACGCCTGCTGGACCGGTTGCCAGTTTCCGTTTGATCCGCAATGGGGTGGTCATTGCGGAACGGGCAACTGACGCTGTGCCGCCAGCAGTCGCAGCCTCCGCAACCATCGCCCGTAACAATGCGACATGGACGCTCTCCTGGTCGAATACATCTGTTCCGGCGCTGGTGCGTTACACCCACGACGGCAGACGCTGGACGACGCTGGGAGTCGATCTGGTCGGCGGACGTCTGTCGCTCAATCCGCAGATGCTTCCCGGCGGCGGGCATGGCAGGTTCGAGATCGTTCTGGCTGACAGCCGTGGCATCATCGTTGTTGACGGAACACCGGCGGCTGCCGATGACGCCCAACCACAGGCGTGGATCGATGGTCCTGCGACGCTGCCGGTTGGTGCGCCGCTGCTGCTCTATGGAAGGGCGTCGGATCGCGATGATGGCGCGCTCGACGATCCTGCCTGGCAGGTCAATGGCGTATCGGTAGGAACGGGACAGACAGTATTTCTCGACAATCTCGCGCCGGGCGAGTACCATGTTCGTCTGACGGCGCGCGATAGCGCAGGGAACGTGGGGTACGCCGATCATCTGGTTCGAGTCGAACAGCGTTGA
- a CDS encoding Uma2 family endonuclease — MAIHIARRQFTVDDYHRMREAGILTEDDRVELIDGEVRRMSPVVPLHAAIVKRLNTLLMPHMGTLMLISVQDPIQLNDVSEPEPDIAILRYDASYYAQHHPTPEAVLFVIEVADTSLDYDRDEKLPRYAEAGIREAWIVDVEAEIVVQYTQAIGCQYLTRREYRRGDSITSVAAPGITLQVTHIFG, encoded by the coding sequence ATGGCCATCCATATCGCGCGTCGGCAGTTCACGGTTGATGACTATCATCGGATGCGGGAAGCGGGCATCCTGACCGAAGATGACCGGGTGGAACTGATCGACGGAGAGGTGCGGCGTATGAGTCCTGTTGTCCCATTGCATGCCGCGATCGTGAAACGCCTCAACACCTTGTTGATGCCCCATATGGGCACCTTGATGCTGATCAGTGTCCAGGATCCGATCCAACTCAATGACGTTAGTGAACCCGAACCGGACATTGCGATTCTGCGGTACGACGCGAGTTATTACGCGCAGCACCATCCCACGCCAGAGGCGGTCCTCTTCGTGATAGAAGTGGCAGATACGTCGCTTGACTATGATCGGGACGAAAAACTCCCACGGTATGCGGAGGCCGGTATTCGCGAAGCCTGGATCGTGGATGTGGAAGCGGAAATCGTCGTACAATACACGCAGGCGATAGGGTGCCAGTATCTGACCAGGCGGGAATATCGACGGGGCGACAGCATCACGTCTGTGGCAGCGCCCGGTATTACCCTCCAGGTCACCCACATTTTCGGATAA
- a CDS encoding type II toxin-antitoxin system RelE family toxin, producing the protein MAQVEFTESAQSDLARLDKPIAQRVLKKLRWLAENLEVVTPEALIGQWQGVFKLRVGDYRVLYTSDLEKQKIIVRFVRHRREVYKSRSE; encoded by the coding sequence ATGGCTCAGGTAGAGTTTACGGAATCGGCGCAAAGTGATCTGGCCCGCCTTGACAAGCCTATAGCGCAACGAGTGCTGAAAAAGTTGCGTTGGTTGGCGGAAAATCTTGAAGTTGTCACCCCGGAAGCACTCATAGGTCAGTGGCAAGGCGTATTCAAATTGCGTGTTGGAGATTATCGAGTGCTGTACACCAGCGATTTGGAGAAGCAAAAGATTATTGTGCGCTTTGTCAGGCATCGTCGTGAAGTTTATAAGAGCCGATCCGAATAA
- a CDS encoding amino acid ABC transporter ATP-binding protein codes for MGTNVPSTADPIIICRDVHKWYGNYHALRGITMEVRRGEVVVVFGPSGSGKSTFIRTINRLEDHQRGQIIVDGIELTHDVRNIERIRMETGMVFQQFNLFPHLTVIDNITLAPIWVRGWTKAQAEEVAMQLLKRVGIPEQARKYPGQLSGGQQQRVAIARALAMQPKIMLFDEPTSALDPEMIKEVLDVMVELAESGMTMIVVTHEMGFARAVADTMYFFDQGQIVESGTPEQIFGDPREARTKLFLSQVLSH; via the coding sequence ATGGGCACGAACGTACCGTCAACAGCCGACCCAATAATTATCTGTCGCGATGTTCACAAATGGTACGGCAACTACCACGCCCTGCGCGGGATCACCATGGAAGTGCGTCGCGGCGAAGTCGTGGTTGTGTTTGGTCCATCCGGATCGGGGAAATCGACCTTTATCCGCACCATCAATCGCCTGGAAGATCATCAGCGCGGACAGATCATCGTCGATGGCATCGAACTGACCCATGATGTGCGCAACATCGAACGCATCCGCATGGAGACCGGCATGGTCTTTCAGCAGTTCAATCTCTTCCCACATCTGACGGTGATCGACAATATCACGCTTGCACCAATCTGGGTGCGTGGATGGACGAAAGCGCAGGCGGAAGAAGTGGCGATGCAGTTGCTGAAGCGAGTGGGCATCCCCGAACAGGCGCGCAAATATCCGGGGCAGTTGAGCGGCGGTCAACAGCAGCGCGTCGCCATTGCGCGCGCCCTGGCGATGCAGCCGAAGATCATGCTCTTCGACGAACCGACATCCGCCCTCGACCCGGAGATGATCAAAGAAGTGCTGGATGTGATGGTCGAACTGGCTGAGAGCGGCATGACCATGATCGTCGTGACGCACGAAATGGGGTTTGCGCGCGCCGTCGCCGATACAATGTACTTTTTCGATCAGGGACAAATCGTTGAGAGCGGAACACCAGAGCAGATCTTCGGCGATCCACGTGAAGCGCGCACGAAACTTTTCCTGTCACAGGTGCTGTCGCACTGA
- a CDS encoding Card1-like endonuclease domain-containing protein: MASVKIPVALLILIGGRQTPNVLSAQFLRPDIIAPIASREAMRPGEAWEKVRRVLEQLSPRVLDPHTVDAFDLNDIREQCAAAMDRFPDVRWVCNITCATTIMSIGAYEVGRMRNASVWYFDTAGRRVVTLAGQPPDGDPYRLSVENYLQIYNRAAQPTPPPPVSWVALARQMAQAPDDAIEFREILRRANADARFTQPRRLAVLSLTPTMVQWCEQAQAAGFISAIHQHSNHHEILQADGAFWDFVNGAWLEIYAWDAAQRAGCFDDCCPGIEIPAQGGLSPMNQIDLAATHAASLLIAECKTEARPFRTEHLDQLRAITSMIGGSFVGALFITARSQHKADAQALAAFRAQAQARQIVVVTGDQLNQLPDILTREATRPTFPRG, translated from the coding sequence ATGGCATCCGTCAAAATACCCGTCGCCTTACTGATCTTGATCGGCGGCAGGCAGACGCCAAATGTGCTCAGCGCCCAGTTCCTGCGCCCCGACATTATTGCGCCGATTGCTTCACGCGAGGCGATGCGTCCAGGCGAAGCATGGGAGAAGGTCAGGCGCGTCCTTGAGCAACTCAGTCCACGGGTGCTTGACCCGCACACCGTCGATGCGTTCGATCTGAACGATATTCGCGAGCAATGCGCTGCGGCGATGGATCGCTTTCCCGATGTCCGTTGGGTGTGCAATATCACCTGCGCCACCACGATCATGAGCATTGGCGCATATGAGGTGGGACGGATGCGCAACGCCAGCGTCTGGTATTTCGACACAGCCGGAAGGCGCGTTGTGACGCTGGCCGGTCAACCGCCGGACGGCGATCCATACCGGCTTTCGGTGGAGAACTATCTCCAGATATACAATCGTGCGGCTCAACCGACGCCACCTCCACCGGTGTCGTGGGTGGCACTTGCACGACAGATGGCGCAGGCGCCTGATGACGCGATTGAATTTCGTGAGATACTACGCCGTGCGAACGCCGACGCCAGATTCACACAACCGCGCCGTCTTGCAGTGCTCTCCCTGACGCCGACAATGGTTCAGTGGTGCGAACAGGCGCAGGCTGCCGGTTTCATCTCCGCCATACACCAGCACTCGAACCATCACGAGATACTTCAGGCAGATGGCGCATTCTGGGATTTCGTCAACGGCGCATGGCTGGAGATCTACGCCTGGGATGCAGCGCAACGCGCCGGTTGCTTCGATGACTGTTGTCCTGGCATCGAAATACCTGCGCAGGGCGGGCTTTCGCCGATGAATCAGATCGATCTCGCGGCCACCCATGCCGCCTCGCTCCTGATCGCCGAATGCAAGACAGAGGCGCGACCGTTTCGCACCGAGCATCTCGATCAACTGCGCGCGATCACCAGCATGATTGGTGGCTCATTCGTGGGCGCATTGTTCATCACAGCGCGCAGCCAGCACAAAGCTGATGCACAGGCGCTCGCTGCCTTCCGTGCGCAGGCACAGGCGCGCCAGATTGTGGTGGTCACAGGCGATCAACTGAATCAGTTGCCGGATATTTTGACGCGCGAGG
- a CDS encoding DUF2281 domain-containing protein, with amino-acid sequence MSVYDMTVTKIRQLPESLIQEVSDFVDFLLMRQDATRWQLWNQFTEALELSESGFSDYLAGLEDYENRLARGEIEW; translated from the coding sequence ATGAGTGTCTATGATATGACTGTAACCAAGATTCGTCAGTTGCCCGAATCGCTTATCCAGGAAGTGAGCGATTTCGTAGATTTCTTACTGATGAGACAAGACGCTACTCGCTGGCAACTGTGGAATCAGTTTACGGAAGCACTGGAACTTTCCGAGTCGGGTTTCTCCGATTACCTGGCCGGACTTGAAGACTATGAAAATCGTCTGGCACGCGGAGAAATTGAATGGTAA
- a CDS encoding endo-1,4-beta-xylanase translates to MGTRFTIIAILISSLLAACVATPAFVTAPPPDGAMPTAAVRAPTLASLQVTPAGMPAFSQANVTPSPTLQPVPTTLPTPIPPTMQPLGPGGLPHPLRVRRLQFGVHAHLFWTDRATPLRLARDAGFGWIRQQIHWKDQEGPPGFYAWGAELDALIADVNAYGLKLMISVVRSPHFYGRGGSDGLPENPETLGNFVAALAQRYKGRIHAIQIWNEQNLAYENGGYVSTEDAQRYVEILKVAYTRIKAIDPTIIVVSGAPASTAVDSPGIAISDIRYYSAMFSYENGIIRNYVDALGVHPGGSANPPETFWPDAPSPAQGWTDHPTFYFRNVERIRRLMEEYGLADLPVWITEFGWATRNNTPGFEFGNQVSYEQQAQYIVGAMEWTAERYPWVDAMFLWNLNFAPLRARNGEPWHEQASFSIINADYSPRPAYRAVQQYIMQYHARRE, encoded by the coding sequence ATGGGTACGCGCTTCACCATCATTGCAATCCTGATCTCATCACTGCTGGCGGCATGTGTCGCAACCCCGGCGTTTGTGACGGCGCCGCCGCCAGATGGTGCAATGCCGACTGCGGCTGTGCGTGCGCCGACGCTCGCGTCGTTGCAGGTGACGCCTGCTGGCATGCCAGCGTTTTCGCAAGCAAATGTGACTCCATCACCAACGCTGCAACCGGTTCCCACGACGCTCCCAACACCCATTCCGCCAACCATGCAACCGCTTGGTCCGGGCGGTCTGCCGCATCCGTTGCGCGTCCGTCGGTTGCAGTTCGGCGTTCATGCCCATCTATTCTGGACTGATCGCGCTACGCCGTTGCGCCTGGCGCGGGATGCAGGGTTTGGCTGGATTCGCCAGCAGATCCACTGGAAGGACCAGGAGGGTCCTCCTGGCTTCTATGCCTGGGGCGCGGAACTCGACGCGCTGATTGCCGATGTCAATGCGTACGGGCTGAAACTGATGATCTCGGTCGTCCGGTCGCCGCACTTCTACGGGCGCGGCGGCAGCGATGGGTTGCCGGAGAATCCCGAAACGCTGGGGAACTTCGTGGCGGCGCTGGCGCAGCGGTACAAGGGGCGCATTCACGCCATTCAGATCTGGAACGAGCAGAACCTGGCGTATGAGAATGGCGGATATGTCTCAACCGAAGACGCACAGCGCTATGTCGAAATCCTCAAAGTGGCGTACACCCGTATCAAAGCGATCGATCCGACGATCATCGTTGTGAGCGGCGCGCCAGCATCAACAGCGGTTGACAGTCCTGGGATTGCCATTTCCGACATTCGCTACTACAGTGCAATGTTCTCCTATGAGAACGGCATCATTCGCAACTATGTCGATGCGCTTGGCGTGCATCCTGGCGGCTCCGCCAACCCGCCGGAGACATTCTGGCCCGACGCGCCGAGTCCGGCGCAGGGGTGGACCGACCATCCAACGTTCTACTTCCGCAATGTGGAACGTATTCGTCGGTTGATGGAGGAGTATGGTCTGGCGGACCTGCCGGTGTGGATTACGGAGTTCGGTTGGGCGACGCGCAACAATACGCCCGGATTCGAGTTCGGCAATCAGGTATCATATGAGCAGCAGGCGCAGTATATCGTCGGAGCGATGGAATGGACTGCCGAACGGTACCCGTGGGTCGATGCCATGTTTCTGTGGAACCTGAACTTCGCTCCCCTGCGTGCGCGCAACGGCGAACCCTGGCACGAACAGGCGTCGTTCAGCATCATCAACGCCGATTACTCGCCGCGCCCGGCGTATCGGGCGGTTCAGCAGTACATCATGCAGTATCATGCCCGTCGTGAATGA
- a CDS encoding SHOCT-like domain-containing protein: MKSKQIVNDPPHPPGPPHPPEAATGATIRINVTQAPDASAPADEPAQATAPEQAAPSSGATLEDQRAAILRMVADGRITPEEADLLLEALGTDQERPFRSDDRTGM; encoded by the coding sequence GTGAAAAGTAAACAAATCGTGAATGACCCGCCCCATCCGCCCGGACCGCCGCACCCGCCCGAAGCGGCGACCGGCGCAACGATCCGGATCAACGTCACGCAGGCGCCCGATGCCTCTGCACCCGCCGATGAACCGGCGCAGGCGACGGCGCCTGAGCAGGCTGCGCCGTCCTCCGGTGCGACGCTCGAAGATCAGCGCGCCGCCATTCTGCGCATGGTCGCCGATGGGCGGATCACGCCAGAGGAAGCCGATCTGCTGCTCGAAGCGCTGGGGACGGATCAGGAGCGCCCGTTCCGGAGTGATGATCGCACCGGCATGTGA